A genomic window from Sparus aurata chromosome 14, fSpaAur1.1, whole genome shotgun sequence includes:
- the svopl gene encoding putative transporter SVOPL, producing the protein MADGMKTELVSAIHLQEVELQDGPADKEQGSSSNNNTGETFTVEEAVEKIGFGRFHVLLFVIMGSANIVEAMEIMLLAVVSPEIRCEWRLDDWQVALVSTMVFLGFMVCGVLGGYIADRYGRWKVVFAGFVWSAYFSLLTSFAPSYGWFIFLRSMVGCGVAGVSQGFVLKTEFIPAKYRAYLLPLATIFWMTGSMLIIILGMLVVPPLGWRWMIRLSVTPSIILIFLFKFIPESARYNVSAGNIQAAVETLQKIAKMNGASLPEGRLVEPPVSERGSWRILLGSSFRRTSLLLWYSWFVASFAYYGSVLSSSELLEKNLLCVMDAGREHQVKHRHEDGLCYCIPFALSDYQTLLISCLGEVALVPVNICLLNVLGRKMSLTVLQLVAAILFMLLNICTTMFGFTVLLFLLRSLVSMNFNVVYIYTAEVYPTAARSLGMGFCTSFSRIGGMIAPFIAQVLMSQSVISALSPFAVACVVCALGNFLLPIETKGRALLQNS; encoded by the exons ATGGCTGATGGGATGAAGACGGAGCTGGTGAGCGCCATCCACCTGCAGGAGGTGGAGCTGCAGGACGGACCTGCAGACAAGGagcagggcagcagcagcaacaacaaca ctggTGAGACGTTCACTGTCGAAGAAGCTGTAGAAAAAATTGGCTTTGGTCGGTTTCACGTCCTGCTGTTTGTCATCATGGGAAGCGCCAAC attgtGGAGGCGATGGAGAtcatgctgttagctgtagtTTCTCCTGAGATTCGATGTGAGTGGCGTCTGGACGACTGGCAGGTCGCTCTCGTCTCCACA ATGGTGTTTCTGGGCTTCATGGTCTGTGGAGTTTTGGGAGGATACATCGCCGACAGATACGGACGCTGGAAG GTGGTGTTCGCAGGTTTTGTGTGGAGCGCCTACTTCTCGCTGCTGACATCGTTCGCTCCATCATACGGTTGGTTCATCTTCCTGCGCAGCATGGTGGGCTGCGGGGTCGCCGGCGTGTCACAGgg GTTCGTGTTGAAGACGGAGTTCATCCCTGCTAAGTATCGAGCCTACCTGCTGCCTCTGGCGACT ATCTTCTGGATGACAGGCTCCATGCTGATCATCATATTGGGGATGTTGGTGGTTCCCCCTTTGGGCTGGAGGTGGATGATCCGACTCTCCGTCACCCCGAGCatcatcctcatcttcctcttcaaG TTTATCCCGGAGTCGGCTCGTTATAACGTGTCAGCAGGAAACATTCAGGCTGCCGTTGAAACTCTGCAGAAAATCGCTAAAATGAACGGAGCGTCTCTTCCTGAAGGACGACTGGTGGAGCCGCCAGTG AGCGAGCGAGGCAGCTGGAGGATTCTGCTTGGCTCATCGTTCAGGAGGACGTCGTTGCTGCTCTGGTACTCCTG GTTCGTGGCGTCCTTTGCGTACTACGGTTCAGTGCTGAGCAGTtcagagctgctggagaagaaCTTGCTGTGTGTGATGGACGCAGGGCGAGAGCATCAGGTCAAACACCGCCATGAGGACGGCCTGTGTTACTGCATCCCCTTCGCCCTCAGTGACTACCAGACGCTGCTCATCAGCTGCCTCGGAGAGGTCGCAC TGGTCCCAGTAAACATCTGTCTGCTCAACGTGCTCGGACGGAAGATGAGTCTGACCGTCCTGCAGCTGGTGGCGGCCATTTTGTTCATGCTGCTCAACATCTGCACCACCAT GTTCGGGTTCACAGTGTTGCTGTTCCTGCTCCGGTCTCTGGTCTCCATGAACTTTAATGTGGTTTATATTTACACTGCTGAG GTGTATCCCACGGCGGCTCGGTCTTTGGGGATGGGCTTCTGTACGTCGTTCAGTCGGATCGGAGGGATGATCGCTCCGTTCATCGCTCAG GTGCTGATGTCTCAGTCGGTGATTTCAGCTCTCAGTCCGTTTGCTGTGGCCTGTGTGGTCTGTGCTCTGGGGAACTTTCTGTTACCGATAGAAACTAAAGGACGAGCTCTGCTG caaaactcctga